One Cryobacterium psychrophilum DNA segment encodes these proteins:
- a CDS encoding helix-turn-helix domain-containing protein, with translation MNDILPGDERNTRQARHPMDVTDGPAATSATSPQLARSLLATENVWHQMEVEFGLLTGREVAELLGVPPATRDWVSSRWQAGKIIAVRRGKSYRYPGFQFDRDLQIVLPICESLLEMARANDWSNESLSLWMLGPSTSFAKEDRPVDNLLDPGAVLAAAKMEMEAEW, from the coding sequence ATGAACGACATCCTCCCCGGCGACGAGCGCAACACGAGACAGGCACGACACCCTATGGACGTGACTGACGGCCCTGCGGCAACGTCGGCGACTTCACCGCAACTCGCGCGTAGCCTTCTGGCAACAGAGAACGTGTGGCACCAGATGGAAGTCGAGTTCGGGCTGTTGACCGGTCGTGAAGTTGCCGAACTTCTGGGGGTGCCACCAGCGACTCGAGACTGGGTCTCGTCACGTTGGCAGGCAGGCAAGATCATCGCCGTTCGACGCGGGAAGTCCTATCGGTACCCGGGGTTTCAATTCGATCGGGATCTTCAGATAGTGCTGCCCATTTGCGAGTCCCTGCTCGAGATGGCCCGCGCCAACGACTGGTCCAATGAAAGTTTGAGCCTGTGGATGCTGGGTCCGTCGACGTCGTTCGCCAAGGAAGATCGGCCGGTGGACAATTTACTGGACCCGGGGGCGGTACTGGCTGCCGCGAAAATGGAAATGGAAGCGGAATGGTGA
- a CDS encoding helicase associated domain-containing protein: MPEYTFSRFNTGAAHDLSDTARRAAGKGTMPAQTPVELLHAEYAQLHRQHPSTLTQDQRRSLAFYDGELAPRGAVEIPYTVPRDVAQWTRNLLALESFVRAEGRMPRENRRLPEGAISTNEKQRANSVRTQRRAFAAGRLCTYQVRRLLCIPGFSFHPLEDDWQAKCAAYARFTATHGYSPKLRSSNASERTLDRWAVKTRMAYWAGRLSPDRVDTMNGLDFWTWGAPTGRR, encoded by the coding sequence GTGCCGGAATACACATTTTCGCGCTTCAACACCGGTGCCGCGCATGACCTTTCCGACACCGCACGCCGTGCGGCCGGAAAGGGAACCATGCCCGCACAGACCCCCGTTGAGCTACTTCACGCCGAATACGCGCAGCTTCACCGACAGCACCCATCGACTCTCACCCAGGACCAGCGGCGATCGCTGGCCTTCTACGACGGTGAACTGGCACCCCGTGGCGCTGTCGAGATCCCCTACACCGTTCCTCGAGATGTAGCCCAGTGGACCCGCAACTTGCTCGCTCTGGAATCCTTCGTTCGCGCTGAGGGTCGCATGCCTCGCGAAAACCGTCGCCTCCCCGAGGGCGCGATCTCCACCAACGAGAAGCAGCGCGCCAACAGTGTCCGCACGCAGCGCCGCGCATTCGCCGCGGGACGCCTCTGCACGTACCAGGTGCGTCGGCTGCTCTGCATCCCGGGGTTCAGCTTCCATCCATTGGAGGACGATTGGCAGGCGAAATGCGCCGCGTACGCCAGATTCACCGCCACGCACGGGTACTCGCCGAAACTCCGCAGTTCAAACGCGTCAGAACGGACCCTCGACCGGTGGGCCGTAAAGACACGCATGGCGTACTGGGCCGGCAGGCTCTCCCCAGATCGGGTCGACACCATGAATGGACTGGACTTTTGGACGTGGGGTGCCCCGACCGGCCGACGTTGA
- a CDS encoding tyrosine-type recombinase/integrase, translated as MTPVSPPAVQRVIDNYVAVMPAAHWTAIESFVRDSVTSLGFQTRGVARNYLAATAKFAHWLWQTAAANLDPAAAFRPALVRRFVHEIMSARAETYQQQTAQRLNTLVAHFTAATPDRQTRKNPASVRPYASRDLITFRSSAARRTNVERRMNAHVLLALGAGAGMRAEEIALARISDVTTDGDELLVSVRGHRARTVPLRVEWRHALTTGINGREPGEWLFAGYRLPEYPARVIHQFGIDAPDEPTPSATRLRATWLVGHLNAGLRLDILLELAGLTSPTSLAPYMRAMTPYDMVDVRHLISGAEPAR; from the coding sequence ATGACCCCCGTCAGCCCGCCGGCGGTGCAGCGCGTCATCGACAATTACGTGGCCGTGATGCCGGCCGCGCACTGGACGGCGATTGAATCCTTCGTTCGCGACAGTGTGACGAGCCTCGGGTTCCAAACTCGTGGCGTTGCACGGAACTATCTTGCAGCGACCGCGAAGTTTGCTCACTGGCTGTGGCAGACAGCGGCAGCGAACCTTGATCCCGCAGCCGCCTTCCGGCCAGCGCTCGTTCGCCGATTCGTGCACGAGATCATGTCCGCCCGTGCCGAGACCTACCAGCAGCAGACCGCGCAACGCCTCAACACCCTCGTCGCGCACTTCACTGCCGCCACACCCGACCGTCAGACCAGAAAGAACCCAGCCTCGGTGCGTCCCTACGCCAGCCGGGATCTCATCACCTTCCGGAGCTCAGCGGCGCGACGCACGAACGTGGAGCGACGAATGAACGCACACGTCCTCCTCGCGCTCGGCGCCGGAGCCGGCATGCGTGCCGAAGAGATCGCCCTCGCCCGCATCAGCGACGTCACCACCGACGGCGACGAACTTCTGGTCAGCGTGCGCGGCCACCGCGCTCGCACGGTCCCGCTCCGCGTCGAGTGGCGCCACGCCCTGACAACGGGCATCAATGGCCGCGAGCCCGGCGAGTGGCTGTTCGCCGGGTACCGTCTGCCCGAATACCCGGCTCGGGTGATCCACCAGTTCGGCATCGATGCCCCTGATGAACCCACGCCATCAGCTACCAGGCTCCGTGCCACGTGGTTAGTGGGTCACCTCAACGCCGGCCTCAGACTCGACATCCTGCTGGAGCTAGCCGGGCTGACAAGTCCAACCTCGCTCGCGCCCTACATGCGGGCCATGACTCCATATGACATGGTCGACGTCCGCCACCTCATCTCCGGAGCGGAGCCGGCCCGATGA
- a CDS encoding LCP family protein has protein sequence MSDQLRPRSNGSKNLSTIARHGRLKRSSAFRTVARLIAAALAVLMVSGVSVAAIATFDVAASVQPSVHLDNETKGPVPQIGAIDGGVNLLVVGSDSRKGQDAVFGPEDSTGDLNDVTMLLHISEDHTNASVISLPRDMFVPIPSCKKADGSGSYNAMSRQKINTTLTYGGLACTVATVEKLTGLDIPFAAEVQFSGVMAMSTAVGGVPVCVAEPIEDLYTGINLTAGEHTLEGFEALQFLRTRHGVGDGSDLTRINNQQLFMSSLVRTIKSADTLSDPTKVYSLAKAVTGNMRLSDSLNNVSVIASIAMALKDIDLSKVVFAQVPTGNVEGGVIPSQPAFKEMFEAVAADQSIQLSGTTGAGTVVDPNAPVAVPADPAGPAGPVDPAGPVDPAATPAPEVVAPSVSVLDESVTGQTAADYTCTAGRTLKDQ, from the coding sequence GTGAGCGACCAACTGCGACCCCGTTCGAATGGCTCGAAGAACCTCAGCACCATCGCGCGTCATGGGCGGTTGAAGAGGTCGAGCGCGTTCAGAACGGTCGCTCGGCTCATCGCCGCTGCTCTCGCCGTGCTCATGGTCAGTGGCGTCTCGGTCGCCGCGATCGCCACCTTCGATGTGGCCGCGAGCGTGCAGCCCAGTGTGCACCTCGACAACGAGACCAAGGGCCCGGTTCCTCAGATCGGCGCCATTGACGGCGGCGTGAATCTCCTCGTCGTTGGCAGTGACAGCCGCAAGGGCCAGGACGCGGTCTTCGGGCCGGAGGATTCCACCGGTGACCTCAACGACGTTACGATGCTGCTGCACATCTCCGAAGACCACACGAACGCATCCGTCATCAGTCTGCCTCGCGACATGTTCGTGCCCATCCCCTCCTGCAAAAAGGCAGACGGCAGCGGCTCCTATAACGCCATGAGCCGGCAGAAGATCAACACCACTCTCACGTACGGCGGGCTGGCCTGCACGGTGGCCACGGTCGAGAAGCTCACCGGACTCGACATTCCCTTCGCGGCCGAGGTTCAGTTCAGTGGCGTCATGGCCATGTCCACCGCCGTCGGAGGAGTGCCGGTGTGTGTGGCAGAGCCCATCGAAGACCTCTACACGGGCATCAATCTCACGGCGGGCGAGCACACGCTTGAGGGCTTCGAGGCGCTGCAGTTCCTGCGTACGCGCCACGGCGTTGGCGACGGCAGCGACCTCACCCGAATCAACAACCAGCAGTTGTTCATGTCCTCGCTCGTGCGAACGATCAAGAGCGCAGACACGCTCTCTGACCCCACCAAGGTGTACTCCCTCGCGAAGGCCGTCACCGGCAACATGCGCCTCTCCGACAGCCTCAACAACGTGTCGGTCATCGCCTCAATCGCCATGGCCCTCAAAGACATTGACCTGAGCAAGGTCGTCTTCGCCCAGGTGCCTACGGGCAACGTCGAGGGTGGCGTCATCCCGTCGCAGCCAGCCTTCAAGGAGATGTTCGAGGCAGTGGCCGCCGACCAGTCGATCCAGCTGAGCGGAACGACGGGCGCGGGAACCGTTGTCGACCCGAATGCGCCGGTGGCCGTACCGGCAGACCCGGCAGGCCCGGCAGGCCCCGTCGACCCGGCAGGCCCCGTAGACCCGGCTGCCACCCCGGCTCCCGAAGTTGTTGCCCCCTCCGTCTCTGTCCTCGACGAGTCCGTCACCGGGCAAACAGCAGCTGATTACACCTGCACGGCTGGTCGCACGCTCAAGGACCAGTAG